The DNA region AGCCACCGAACGGGACGCGAGCGCCGACATCGAACTGGAGACTTCCGATGATCCCCATCTACCCGGACCGCAGTCCGAAGCTCAAACATATCGACGACTATCTGGTCGAAGACAGCACGCGCGGCGACTACCGCCTGCACCGCAGCGCATTCACCGACGAAGCGCTGTTCGAGCTGGAAATGCAGCACATTTTCGAAGGCAACTGGATCTACCTCGCGCACGAAAGCCAGATTCCGTCGAACAACGATTACTTCACGACCACGATGGGCCGTCAGCCTATCGTCATCACGCGCAACCGTCAGGGCGAACTGAACGCGCTCGTCAATTCGTGCACGCATCGCGGCGCGATGCTGTGCCGCCACAAGCGCGGCAACAAGGCGACCTTTACCTGCCCGTTCCACGGCTGGACCTTCAACAACAGCGGCAAGCTGCTGAAGGTGAAAGACCCCGAAGGCGCGGGTTATCCCGAGTGCTTCAATCACGAAGGCTCGCATGATCTGAAGAAGCTCGCGCGCTTCGAAAGCTATCGCGGCTTTCTGTTCGGCAGCCTGAATCCCGATGTGAAACCGCTCACCGAATTCCTCGGCGAAGCCGCCCGCATCATCGACATGATCGTCGATCAATCGGAAGACGGTCTCGAAGTGCTGCGCGGTTCGTCGACGTATACGTATGAAGGAAACTGGAAGCTGACGGCCGAAAACGGTGCGGACGGTTATCACGTGTCGGCCGTGCACTGGAACTACGCGGCAACCACCAGTCAGCGCAAGGAAAAGAACGCGGCCGAAGACAAGATCCGCGCGATGGACGCAGGCGGCTGGGGCCGTCAGGGCGGCGGCTTCTACGCGTTCGAACATGGCCACATGCTGCTGTGGTCGCGCTGGGCGAACCCCGAAGACCGCCCGAACTTCAATCGCCGCGATGAATTCGCCGCGCGTTGCGGCGGCGAAACCGCCGACTGGATGATCCAGAACTCGCGCAATCTGTGCCTCTATCCGAACGTGTATCTGATGGATCAGTTCGGTTCGCAGATTCGCGTGTTGAAGCCGCTGTCGGTGAACAAGACGGAAGTGACGATCTACTGCATCGCCCCCAAGGGCGAATCCGATGAAGCGCGCGCACGCCGCATCCGCCAGTACGAAGACTTCTTCAACGTGAGCGGCATGGCGACACCCGACGACCTCGAAGAATTCCGCGCGTGCCAGCAAGGTTATGCGGCGCGCTCCGTTGAATGGAACGACATGTGCCGCGGCTCGACGCATTGGATTGAAGGTGCCGACGAAGGCGCGCAGAAGATCGGACTCAAGCCCTTGCTGAGCGGCGTGAAGACGGAAGACGAAGGGCTTTACACGATCCAGCACCGCTACTGGGTCGAAACGATACGCGACGCACTCGCGCGAGAAAGGAGCGCAGCATGAGCACGATCATCACGGCGCCCGCACTCGCGGACATCCAGGCATTTCTGTACCGCGAAGCGCGTCTTCTCGACGACGAACAATGGGACGAATGGCTCGATCTCTATCACCCCGATGCCGTCTTCTGGATGCCTTCATGGGACGACACCGACCAGTTGATCACGGACCCGCAACGCGAGATCTCGCTGATCTACTACCCGAGCCGCCAGGGCCTGGAAGACCGCGTGTTCCGCATCAAGACCGAGCGGTCGAGCGCGACGATTCCCGACACGCGCACGTGCCACAACATCAGCAACGTTGAACTTGAGAGCCACGACGACGGCGTCTGCACGGTGCGCTTCAACTGGCACACGCTGAGCCATCGCTACAAAACCAATTACAGCTATTTCGGCATGTCGCGTTACGTGATCGATTTCAGCGGCGCTGCGCCGCGCATCCTGAACAAGTATGTCGTGTTGAAGAACGACTACATCAATCAGGTGATCGATATCTATCACATCTGAGCGCGTTGACGATCGGCCACGATACACAGCAGCATCAGGCAGCACAGGAGCAGTCCATGGAACATCGCATCGCCCTCCAGTTCGAAGATGGCGTCACGCGCTTCATCACGTGCCGCGACAACGAAACCTTGTCGGACGCAGCGTACCGGCAGAAGATCAACATTCCGCTCGATTGCCGCGACGGCGCGTGCGGTACGTGTCGCGGCTTCTGCGAATCAGGCACGTACGACCTGCCTGAATCGAGCTATATCGAAGACGCGCTGACGCCCGAAGACGCGGCGCAAGGCTATGTACTCGCTTGCCAGACGCGTCCGCGCTCCGACTGCGTGATTCGCGTGCCGGCTTCGTCGGCGGCCTGCAAGACGGGCGTTGCACGTCACGAAGGCACGCTTGCCAACGTGCAGAAGCTCTCCGATTCGACAATCGAATTTTCAATCGACGTCGATGCACCCGATCAACTG from Paraburkholderia caribensis includes:
- the benA gene encoding benzoate 1,2-dioxygenase large subunit; translated protein: MIPIYPDRSPKLKHIDDYLVEDSTRGDYRLHRSAFTDEALFELEMQHIFEGNWIYLAHESQIPSNNDYFTTTMGRQPIVITRNRQGELNALVNSCTHRGAMLCRHKRGNKATFTCPFHGWTFNNSGKLLKVKDPEGAGYPECFNHEGSHDLKKLARFESYRGFLFGSLNPDVKPLTEFLGEAARIIDMIVDQSEDGLEVLRGSSTYTYEGNWKLTAENGADGYHVSAVHWNYAATTSQRKEKNAAEDKIRAMDAGGWGRQGGGFYAFEHGHMLLWSRWANPEDRPNFNRRDEFAARCGGETADWMIQNSRNLCLYPNVYLMDQFGSQIRVLKPLSVNKTEVTIYCIAPKGESDEARARRIRQYEDFFNVSGMATPDDLEEFRACQQGYAARSVEWNDMCRGSTHWIEGADEGAQKIGLKPLLSGVKTEDEGLYTIQHRYWVETIRDALARERSAA
- the benB gene encoding benzoate 1,2-dioxygenase small subunit; its protein translation is MSTIITAPALADIQAFLYREARLLDDEQWDEWLDLYHPDAVFWMPSWDDTDQLITDPQREISLIYYPSRQGLEDRVFRIKTERSSATIPDTRTCHNISNVELESHDDGVCTVRFNWHTLSHRYKTNYSYFGMSRYVIDFSGAAPRILNKYVVLKNDYINQVIDIYHI